TCCATGCATCGATGAAACGAATGAAGGATACAGCCATGCTTCCGTGGCTGAGTCTCGACAAAGCAACTATGACCGGCATATTCCTCAACATTCCGGAGCGGGCGGATATTCCGCTGAATGCCGACGAGCAGTTGATTGTTGAGTTATATTCGAAGTAATCACAAACAAGGTGTGTAGCCAATGACAGCAGGAACAATCCAGATGCCGGAGCGCATTCAGCTCGAGGAATCGAGCCGCACCGGCACATTCGGACGATTTATTGTACAGCCACTAGAGAAGGGATTCGGAACCACCATCGGCAATTCGATGCGTCGTATCCTCCTTTCATCTCTGCCCGGATATGCCATCACCTCCATCCACGTTGACGGCGTGCAACATGAGTTCTCAACCATTCCCGGTGTTGTCGAAGATCTGCCGGATATGATTTTGAATCTCAAGCAAGTTCGTCTGAAACTTGTCAACAGGAAAAGCAACCGGGTTATCGTTCCGTTAAAGGGGCCCCGCGAGTTTACAGGGCGGGATATTCAGGATGCTTCGGGCGATATCGAGGTGTTGAACCCCGATCTCCACATCGCCACGCTGAATGCGGAAGCCGGCTTCGAGCTTGATATTCGCATCGGACGCGGTATCGGATTTGTTGTCGCCGAGGAGAACAAATCCGCCGACCAGGCGGCGGGCGTTATTCCGCTTGATTCCATTTTCACGCCGATCAAGAACGTCCGCTATCTTGTTGAGCCGACTCGTGTGGGCCAGCAGACGGATTACGAAAAGTTGATTCTTGAAGTAGAGACGGACGGCTCGATCACCCCCGAAGATGCAATGGCGTACTCGGGAAAAATCCTGCGCGATCACATTCAGCTTTTCATCAACTTCGATACGGAGCAGGAAGCGGAAAAAGTGGAAAGCGAAATGGACGCGGAATTCTCCCGCGTGCGTAAAGTGCTGCTCACGCCGGTTGATGAGTTGGAGCTTTCCGTTCGATCGCATAACTGCCTGCGGGCAGCGAACATCAAGACTATTGCCGACCTTGTTCGCCGCGATGAAGCGGAATTGTTGAAGTTCCGCAACTTCGGACGCAAGTCGCTAGCAGAGCTCTCCGAGATCATCGAGCGCGAGCAGTTGAAATTCGGAATGGATGTGACAAAATACATCGGCGACATTCAAACAAACTAAGTCGCTGTTTCACAGGTAGAATTTTTTGGATAGCTATTATGCGACATCGCAAGTCAGGACGTAAACTCAAGCGCACAGCCAGTCACCGCCGAGCTACGTTGGCATCCCTGTCAACGTCTCTTCTCCGCCACAAACGGATCACGACAACCGTGGCGAAGGCAAAGGAAACC
This Bacteroidota bacterium DNA region includes the following protein-coding sequences:
- a CDS encoding DNA-directed RNA polymerase subunit alpha, with the protein product MTAGTIQMPERIQLEESSRTGTFGRFIVQPLEKGFGTTIGNSMRRILLSSLPGYAITSIHVDGVQHEFSTIPGVVEDLPDMILNLKQVRLKLVNRKSNRVIVPLKGPREFTGRDIQDASGDIEVLNPDLHIATLNAEAGFELDIRIGRGIGFVVAEENKSADQAAGVIPLDSIFTPIKNVRYLVEPTRVGQQTDYEKLILEVETDGSITPEDAMAYSGKILRDHIQLFINFDTEQEAEKVESEMDAEFSRVRKVLLTPVDELELSVRSHNCLRAANIKTIADLVRRDEAELLKFRNFGRKSLAELSEIIEREQLKFGMDVTKYIGDIQTN